In the genome of Arachis stenosperma cultivar V10309 chromosome 2, arast.V10309.gnm1.PFL2, whole genome shotgun sequence, the window CGTGACGAAAGATAGAGGAAGACCTAAAAGGATCATACAAGACTACAAGAGGCAGTCAAAAGAGATCTATGTGTAAACACTTTCACTTAAACATGACATATGATACAATTACGTCATTTGATCCATGTAACTGAACCCTACCTATGGAGATAAgcttttattgttgttattattgttgtgtGGTGTTCAAAGCATGACCGTTGCTCTTTAAAACATCATATGGAGGGAATGAAAGAAAGAATACACTACATTAAGTTTCTTTGAAATCCAAAAAACCTGTCACCACATTGAAGATAAGCATTAAATTTAGTTTTGATTAGGAAAACTTTCTTGGAACTACTGCTTCATCTGCATCATTTTCGTTCTGAGACTGATAATCACAGTACTGTCAATTATTGAAAGTCTTAAAATAATGAGAATAACATTGGATGACCAATTAAAAACCTCTTCTAGGTAGCACAGCTAAGTGGaatttggttttggtttcttCTGATGTTGTAAACTACTGAAGTTTTGCCCTAGTGTTGGTCTTAACGTGGCTGCGCCAGAAAATGCTAATTATGCTACTTTGCAGCTACAACTTTGACTGGTCTGCATTTTGTCACAACAACTTTGTTGACTACCATTCTTAAATCACTTGGATATATCCAAAGCGCTCATCTCCAATCATCTGATATCATCAAATTTGTTTTATTTGCAAATTTCTCCATTGTTGGAATGAATGTGAGTTTAATGTGGAACTCTGTTGGTTTCTATCAGGTACCTTCTGGACTTCTTTCAAAATCCTCTTTgtgcaaaataaaataaaataaaataaaaatcagtCTTTTGGGCTTATAATAATCACTTCTTGCATTGGAGATAagtatttataattattgtttCCTTTGAAATGAAATTGTCAGATTGCCAAGCTGAGTATGATCCCAGTATCTTGTTTCCTGGAAGTTGTTTTTGACAATGTGAGATATTCAAGAGACACAAAGCTTAGTATTCTTTTGGTTCTGCTTGGTGTTGCTGTTTGTACAGTAACCGATGTCAGCGTCAATGCTAAGGGTTTCATAGCTGCTGTAGTAGGAGTTTGGAGCACAGCACTGCAGCAATATGTAAGTAACACGCTAAAACTTTACAAAACCCTCAGTCTTGGTTGGAAAATAAAATCTCGTCAAAGTAAATTCCTGTCATAAGAAGGAAATTCTAAATAGATAAAATGTTCACTTTCAGATTCACAATGCTTGTTGGTAACATTCATGTATTAAGAAATAATCAGCTTGTTGTAGATCTAAACATGAATTGGATGACCTACAACAATTTGTTTGTTTATCTAGGGTTTTTTCATAAACAGTATTCTTGGATGCTTCTTTGGAAGACCGAGATAACTTATTTTAGTTGATTAAAATTCTTACTCTTCCTGTTATATCTGGGTCTCATGATCTTGATTTTTTGAGCTGATATTTTATATTACCTTTTATGCAGTATGTACATTACCTTCAAAGAAAGTATTCTATTGGATCATTTAACTTGTTGGGCCAGACTGCACCAGCACAGGCAGCTAGTTTACTGCTAGTAGGCCCCTTTCTGGACTATTGGTTGACAAACAAACGAGTTGATGCCTATGGCTATAGTTTGACATCCATTGTAAGTTTCattgtctttccttttcttctaaATTTTTTGCTGTGAGGAGGGAGGTAAGCAGAAGCTAGTGAAAGTTATTTATATCAGGTTGGCCCTGTCATATTTTTCTGGTGGATACTCTAGCACCAAGGAACTAGCCATGCAGTGCGTAAGTGCGTATCACTTACATTAAGATTCTCCTGCTCATTATAGATTATCCATTCTACCTGTTGCTTATTATGAAAAACCGCTTGCCAAGCTCTACTGCCTATATTTAGTATCAAGTAGATATAAAACCCTTGGTTGACTATGGCTAAATCTTAACTCATTTACAATGCTTCTCAACCATCTGTTTTAAGCCTAGTAAGCATTGCTTGCAATCTGAAATTCTACAAGGATCTTTCTGCAAATTTGTTGGTTCATAAGACTATCCTTTGGAATCTAGAATTCTAGATAAGACTTCAGTAAAAGAAACATGTCTCTAAAGTGCATAAGCTAATTGCAGTTTCTCTTAGATGTTAGAACAATGCTATTTATATTAATCATAACTCACAAAATGATTCCAAGGTGGATATATtagcatatatatataagaatatatTATTCTTATTCCATAGTCCAAATAGATTCCAATGTATTCCAATACATATTCCAAACAAATACTTATGACTGTTGATTGTGatcagaaaaagaaagaaaaactcTACTCGAATCCATTTGTGAAAGACTATACTAAATAAGACACATAACGAATTtccaaaattgaaaaaaaaaaactaacatatTGGAAAAAGAATTAGAGAGTTAAGCAGGTCTTTTGAGGTTCACAAGTAGCTGAATATTTATTCCAAAAGGGCTTATTTGATTCAGTCGTATCGCGTAATCCTTTAAAAGGGGTTTTTAAGTGAGTTATTTCAACTCCATGCTTTCTTCCCTTTGTGAAAAATTTAGCAGaacttaaaagatttttttttctttttccaaataaaaaaattttaaagtgtATTATCATACCTATGTTCCTTGCGGAAATAGAAGGCGAAATCAATCCATTTTTTTAGTTCTATGTTTTACATTcattctttctattttttattattttaataatatattattatatatagaaTTAGATTCTATTTTATACTCCTCAATATAATCTTTTCTATTCATCCTATTCCTATTAACTGAATATATTTTTTCTCCATCTCTTATTCGATGTAcagtaattttttatattcatgaGTTCTGTGTTTTATCTACCCTGATTTGCCAATGATGATTCTCAACCTTCCTTCATCTCTGACTGGTAGGCTCAAAAAGTcctaatatatatatgtaataataGTGAATGCTTGAAGATTTATACACATGAAactttcaatttcaatatacacatTTTCTGATGGTCCCATACTTGATTTGCATCATATCCAAATTTGATTCTAGTTATCTTTCCAGTTATTATTAGATTAATTTGGATCCCAACATTTCCTCCAGAAAATTACTCTCACTTTTTGAAACAAACAACTTATTCAATAGTTGGACCAACTCTTTCTTGTGCATGGACAATTATTTCTTTGGAAATGCGGCTATCATTTTCTAAGTAAAGGGAGAGTATCCAAATTCCAAATATGTAAACAATGTCAAGTTTGTGAATCTTCCAAATTTATATACACATGGAACACCATTATTAAACTGAGCTGGTCTTCTTCTCTGCAGTTGTTCATCATTTTGTCTTGCTCTATCGCGGTAGGGACAAACCTCAGCCAGTTCATATGCATTGGTAGGTTTACAGCTGTATCATTCCAAGTCCTCGGCCATATGAAGACAATTCTGGTCCTGATCTTAGGATTCATCTTCTTTGGAAAAGAAGGTCTCAATCTACAAGTAATTCTAGGTATGGTCATTGCAATAGCGGGAATGATCTGGTATGGCAATGCTTCTTCTAAGCCAGGGGGGAAGGAGCGCCGTAGCTTTTCCCTTCCTAAAACTCAAGATTATAGTTCACTACCTGTATCCTCTGAACCAGATGAGAAGGTATAGAAAATAGGAAAAATTATAGTATAAGTTCACaagaagagagagagtagtCAGTAGTGAATCTTTTGATGAAGTTCGGAAAATGCAGGTGTCCTTTTAGGTCAgttgattaattttatttactGGTCAAGGAAATGCTGAATTATTTATGGATCATAATCATTTAATCTTTGCTTTTGTGTTATTTTGTTTTGGAGGGAGGGGGCGAGATTACAGTTATTTGTTAAACGGAGGGAAAGTATTTTACATTGTGTTcccaatttctttttttatatatacaaaaaatgtTACAGCTACTTTCATAGTAATGTACTATAATGTTTAATATAATTGacaaaaaaacaaagaaaccaAAAATACAAGGAATGTGTGTATGTGGCCTGACCTTCCAGGGATGGACATGCTTAACATGGCAGAAATGAAATTTTTTGATATCACTGATATATGCGGGCCTTGGATTCTATGCACTAAATTAAATGAAAGCTTTAATTGTTCATGGTTTTAACTTACTAAAGAGGATGAGGTAAGGTAATTCGTGTTTTATCAGGTATCTAATCGAAGTAAAATCTATATACCCCATTACATTATGACAATGTATGGTATGTATACTAATCAGGTTCTGGCGATGGCCAAAGTTGAATAAAGAGCCTAATAAATGCCTAACATTATGTTAGGTGGGATTGGGGGTAGTGTAATCCTGAATAATTGAAGTTCCTTTCTGGAAGGTTTTCTTAAGATTCACTTGACTATGGTCCCAACAACAGCTAGATCTGCATATTTAACATAACACTTTAGAGACAATGGAAAAAAGCAGGGCCTGTAATAAAGGCCTGATTTTCTGAGACATGGGGAATGACGCATTCATGCAACACAGTGAAAATTAGGTTAAAAATTTGACATTTAAGGCGTCATGTACCACCATTTCTGTAGCAGCAGGTCATCAGCACCTGGTCCTGTCCAGAGTTAAAAAATCTTTTCACCattctcttttgttttcttttgagTCTGCCATGTGAAATTGTGAATTACAATATTTGCTAGTACTACTTACATAATAATTCAATTTCCCGTTTGTTTTCTTCGTTGCACAGATAATTTTAGAACTTCAAATTCACATTTCGGgaataatttttagtttggCTAAACTATTTTGTCATTAAgggaataatttttttattctactaCTAACAAagtaatttgaataaaatttagggTGTTTTAATCAAATTAACAACTATGATAGTTTAGACATGCAGGAACATATTTATAGTGGCAATACGGATTCAAGAGGCAGTAGAATCTAAAGCTAGAATGATATGTAAAAGCCCAGCAAGCATAGGCGTTATCATTGGTGATCTCATTCTGTAACTATTATTAACAACACTTCACTTCAGTTCAGTGATTCCTCCCTCTTGTTCTCTGCAACCAAAGAATTTCTCCATCATCGGACAACTTTCAGAATAAATTAATACAACAGAACTCTCTCCCAAATTTCGAAGACCGATtattttgcttttatttttaaatgaaGTGTCTCTGAGTACGTAAAATCTTGGAAAATGCTGTTAACATCAATTGGCaagcatttaaaaaaaaatcatattttagaTAAAGGAAAATGTTTTGGACTATTCTTCTAGGCCAATATTAAGAACTGTGTTAAAAAATATGAGAAGTTCTAaagaatcactttgatgatcaattatttttttaaatttaaaaagaatattttataaagaggacattaatttttcataattcatTTGTGTCtaataattcaattttattagtttaattaaaACATTATGACCATCAttctattattaaaataaaaaaatctgaaaatcaaaataattcaGTCATAACTagctaaaaaatttttaatttaatcttatttatataatttttttatattttgatttttttttatctcactCTCTTATCACTCAACTTATTACATTATATTCCTAACTATTAGGATGTAACATATCATATATTAATAAaacattttataatttaattttcataataATATAAAGACTAATCATAATTTGAATATCattaatgttaattttttttgcaaccactaatttatttttttcttgcgGTTTCACTGCACCCACATAATATGATAGAGGTTTGAAATAatctaaatttaattatcattaattttaattaattttttttataattactaATTTATTATCTCACTTACATAATATttgtttcatattttttaaagtgGAATAATAATTATTCTGATTTTTtaacacaaatatttttaaattttatcataattagatttaaaaaatatcaaatatttaaattaatttattcaattgatCAATTTACTCATAATATCCATAAGTTCATACACATAACATTTATAATCATATTAATAACATCCATAATTTCATACtcataatatttataatttcatACATATAATGTCTatacttaataattttttacaattaacattatcaaatttcaaattatgtgtcttattttattttttaaattcttatctCATATGTATACTAATGgatcataattttaattattttaatattttttatttaatattcatatgtatacttatttattatttattgattttaatataatgagttaataattacttttaaaaatttatttcttaatttttttatatttcattttctattttttattttttaatagtccATATGTAAAATATGAGTTGTATAGTAGgagttattaaaattttttaatttaacatctataattttatatgtgtaacatctataattttaaacacataatatctataattaatgaattagtattaatttattatttattattttattttgtaggttaaAAACTAACAATTTTGAACGTTTTTAATAAATAGAGACTAATCAaatataagatattttttattgtttataaAATGTATTGAGGTgatttgagattttttttttaggattaaaaatatcaaaattaaaattttttatttgaaaaaaaaattatagaattataaatgtaataataatgaaagagtattttttatatttaatttacattaaatttaaaattaatttttaatataattaaatgagagaagataattataaaaaaaattaattatatcaattaaatttagagaATAATTAACATTTTCTTATAAatacaaatattattaattatgtatttttatttattatttaaaatattttgattacCTAACATAACtccaaaataaatattaaattattaattatatatagacctaaaatcaaaatataatatGAAATAAGAATATATCATACAAAGATATCTCATGAAAAAGAGTTTCAAATAAAAGGTAGCTCATAACAAATTACCAAAAAATAAGATAGCTCATAACAAAAGCAACTCTACTATTCTAGAATAAACTAAACGTAATTATATgcattattttagaatttttgtAAATACACCCCTCACTATTAAAAATGATGAACTCATGATATTTATAACTTaaaataggagaatggtgataATATTATATCtctaacttattttttataattttattcagataatttataatcttagaaaagtaaaatatttttgaataggaaaagattgaaaaatacTTTTTGATAAATGGTCTATCTATCATGTGTTCTTAAAGCACACTTTAAGATTATAAAATAAGAAATGGCACATATTAACCCTCGTTCAACAAATAAGTCAAACTTAATAAAGACAAAAGGTCCAACTCGCATAGAAGACTTTCGACCCATACCAAATCTCTTTAAAGAGGTCGAACACCATGATAAAAGACTAACTCTGCTTGTCCAAACAAGTAACTGTTTTCGCGAATCTCTCCTACTATTTTTATCTTTCCTAAAAAATAGATctcaacaattttaaaaataaaggaaaCGGTCATCCACCAATAAAAGCAGAATTATTCTAACAAAAAAGTGGTTATGAAATCTACTATAAGTATACGGATGTCCTCAGGTATAATTTACGTTCTAAtctattaaaaacttgcttAAAATCCTTGCTAATTTAAGTATTGAAGTCTCTTGCATGTATCCTCCACTTTTTCACGAGAAACTCGAACGGCAACACTTCGGTCTAAGAACGAGTCGGACGCTGTCTCAAAAGGAGTCTAAACTTTACATTCAGACTCAAAATTAACATTTCAAATAACTCTCGAAACAAATTATAAAACACGAaagtttttattgaaaatataaaaaatttaaatttttaatatatttattttatatttattaaataaaaatagttaaaaatttttattagtgataaatttattatatatccTAAAGGGACATTTTAACTAAATCCTttgataaattatatattgctCATTAGACAATTccataataaatttatatgaCCCTGATTTCAAGAACTTAAGATTAATGCACCGTTTTGTGTTGAAGAAGTAAGAATTACTTTATGGGCCATCTAATGTACAGATGTGTCTGTACAGATTTTTGTCTTTTTGTGGCTGAAAAAGTGTGTCATTAAAAGTGTTGtttaaagagaaagtgttacccttaatcgttaacttggctctgataccaatttttagatgtaatttctattaactcttcatattttgcttcgaataagtttataatttgtatagatttggttggtggtactttatagtttacaattttataaaaagtatTGACAATTTCTACTATTACTAATTCTGAtttcatttttatagtttttaaatcttgttttagtttataatattcttttttgcatggattattgtatataaaatcttttatctgtttgtctttttctttaatataatttttcaaatcttcaaaaacctcttttatttctacactttctgttgtttctaaatatctttttaatttttcaacttcattctccatttttttctttcaacagctttaattcttttaagtcataatatggttttccaggcatttagaaattttttaagtttagctccaacttgtttatatttattcttatttctatcctttttattataaggtcattaatttcgaaccgaagattatttaattccttttatactcctttattttactttttaattttttcgcccttttcctatttattttattttctggtctttcaatctttgtatgcttcattatttatcttaaaatttctgcaaattctatcattgattcatcactattttttagagattctattaatttttctagttattcgacttctctttttaacttgtcataaattatttttagagcttcaaatgctctttgatttatttcagaaaactgtaaataattcaatcgattttctctttcaaaaagctcttgtttcttgtcttaataagttacatatattttttctttatttattgtcataatttaatgtttagggtttcatttaatttttcgaccttttttgttaattcttttatttcagaattttcttctttaatctttaacttggataaacttaaagggctattaattttagattctcttatttgaaaatttgatgaaactaatttttctgatggttcttttaataatagaactgggttttcaatagctttatattttggtatttctgcttttacaattttctgaaataattcatcaacataaattctttctctgtttttaaatattatactatgatggctatttgttaaagcataatttattgcatatgtaattgaaaaaggttcatcgtcttgttccattagattctttctatgaaatttataagccaaacttatagatcttccaaggttttcagttgataaaggtatagcatatccgagatgggcattgaatttaacatttacgtttgccaagtttccatgaacaattccaattatttgatctattgggtcatcagtaattcttttatcacagattgctaagcttattggtgaattaattcctttcatatatgtagatttgattaagacttgtatagtactaatatgaatccatccaattttagatctttttgttgatccttaattttctcaatctgtttactcaattcttcatcatttatcaaagctatttcaagttctccattggcggattttatctttataggggcttcaagttgaatttttccatagtatattatattttttctattaaaaacttcttttaaaagattttgtttattgaaattttcatttgatttgagatttaattctgtttttagaacagcctgtctttcattatctaataaagcagttaatctataataatcagattcttctgttaattctaagctttctaaataattcataactaagaaattaggataaaggcgtacctttctggagaaaaacttcctttatttagtatattttacataaaatgtttttatctccagaggggagattgtagatactaactccagaggggagtttagaattggttttttctaagggaattcttcttcaaactatagaatcgcctcggcagcttcctccttgctctcctagcatatgagtactcttagcctcctgctttctatgGTTTGATGATTTCTACAATTGTctaagcaacctatttataatggttgggtctgatggacaattcccatccttacccttcttatgacggcattgcttacgtcattgtttattatcttgcaccagctacattgttggtgctctatgacctaagcgcttacgtcattatgtaataatgttgagagatgcttcagatgtgctgtcctcctctttcattatgtggccttcagatgcgttgtctccttcctttatcatgtgggttgattccgtttcattattgctttcttcagataactctgagacacatagctggcacttgtggtatgctctgtcttttatcaaatagcagagattcctctttatcccttcggggagcttttctaagagtccagataagttgtagaatgctgattcaaattccactaagagtctcatctctcttttttcaatttcattccttttactggacacaagcaaagtatttctgcttttataattgattcttgtgtgagattcccttgttatcttttgagttctttcgaagacccttgctagtgtgctggctagtcttccttcatgactgtagattgttaaatc includes:
- the LOC130961023 gene encoding UDP-rhamnose/UDP-galactose transporter 4-like; its protein translation is MSSASKGDRKATLDAASWLFNVVTSVGIILVNKALMATYGFSFATTLTGLHFVTTTLLTTILKSLGYIQSAHLQSSDIIKFVLFANFSIVGMNVSLMWNSVGFYQIAKLSMIPVSCFLEVVFDNVRYSRDTKLSILLVLLGVAVCTVTDVSVNAKGFIAAVVGVWSTALQQYYVHYLQRKYSIGSFNLLGQTAPAQAASLLLVGPFLDYWLTNKRVDAYGYSLTSILFIILSCSIAVGTNLSQFICIGRFTAVSFQVLGHMKTILVLILGFIFFGKEGLNLQVILGMVIAIAGMIWYGNASSKPGGKERRSFSLPKTQDYSSLPVSSEPDEKV